Proteins co-encoded in one Cloacibacillus sp. genomic window:
- a CDS encoding indolepyruvate oxidoreductase subunit beta, which translates to MVKSIVIAGVGGQGTLLASKILATAAGAKGLFVRTSETIGMAQRGGSVSSHLRIDAREAAPIIPGAHGDIMLGFELAEAVRMIPKLKAGAKCVVNTDRIIPTNVALGRGVYLGDEYLALLKNRYPEAVFIEGAPLALAAGDIRTLNIVILGAAVEASMLPFSEEEIRAAVKACVKPKLLAMNERAFELGLKASGVRW; encoded by the coding sequence TGGTTAAGAGCATTGTGATCGCCGGCGTCGGCGGGCAGGGAACGCTGCTGGCCTCAAAAATACTCGCGACTGCCGCCGGAGCAAAGGGACTTTTCGTCCGCACCTCGGAGACGATCGGCATGGCGCAGCGCGGAGGTTCGGTCTCCAGCCATCTGCGCATCGACGCGCGCGAAGCCGCGCCTATCATTCCCGGCGCGCACGGAGACATCATGCTTGGCTTCGAGCTCGCCGAGGCGGTGCGCATGATACCAAAGCTGAAGGCCGGGGCGAAGTGCGTCGTCAACACCGACCGCATCATCCCGACGAACGTCGCGCTCGGCAGGGGCGTCTACCTCGGAGACGAGTACCTCGCCCTGCTCAAAAACAGATACCCCGAGGCCGTCTTTATCGAAGGAGCGCCGCTCGCGCTCGCGGCGGGCGACATCCGCACGCTGAATATCGTGATCCTCGGCGCGGCCGTGGAAGCCTCGATGCTTCCCTTCTCCGAAGAGGAGATACGCGCGGCGGTCAAGGCCTGCGTCAAACCGAAGCTGCTCGCGATGAACGAGAGAGCCTTCGAGCTGGGGCTGAAAGCCTCCGGCGTCCGATGGTGA